One genomic segment of Odocoileus virginianus isolate 20LAN1187 ecotype Illinois chromosome X, Ovbor_1.2, whole genome shotgun sequence includes these proteins:
- the SNX12 gene encoding LOW QUALITY PROTEIN: sorting nexin-12 (The sequence of the model RefSeq protein was modified relative to this genomic sequence to represent the inferred CDS: inserted 3 bases in 2 codons) has protein sequence MSDTAVADTPRLHSKPQDLTDXPPSNCLEAAIFNPQTVGLGRARFTTYEVRMRTNLPIFKLKESCVRRRYSDFEWLKNELERDSKIVVPPLPGKASKRQLPFRGDEGIFEESFIEEXRQGLEQFINKIAGHPLAQKERCLHMFLQEEAIDRNYVPRKVRQ, from the exons ATGTCGGACACGGCAGTAGCTGACACGCCGCGCCTTCACTCGAAGCCGCAGGACCTGACCGA GCCTCCGAGTAACTGCCTGGAGGCCGCCATCTTTAATCCACAGACGGTGGGCCTGGGCCGCGCGCGCTTCACCACCTATGAGGTTCGCATGCGG ACAAACCTACCTATCTTCAAACTGAAGGAGTCCTGTGTACGACGGCGCTATAGTGACTTTGAATGGCTAAAAAATGAGCTGGAGCGAGATAGTAAG ATTGTAGTACCACCACTCCCTGGGAAAGCCTCGAAGCGGCAGCTCCCTTTCCGAGGAGATGAAGGGATCTTTGAGGAGTCCTTTATTGAAG AGAGGCAGGGCCTGGAACAGTTTATTAACAA AATTGCTGGGCACCCACTGGCTCAGAAGGAACGCTGCCTACACATGTTCCTGCAGGAGGAGGCAATTGACAGGAACTACGTCCCCAGGAAGGTGCGCCAGTAG